From one Xiphias gladius isolate SHS-SW01 ecotype Sanya breed wild chromosome 12, ASM1685928v1, whole genome shotgun sequence genomic stretch:
- the ift46 gene encoding intraflagellar transport protein 46 homolog isoform X1, with the protein MERADRGKDTRLLKNQPYDESLEVIDSEEVASVYSPTPRSQRQPESRRSRGGRGLMSANSSSDEFDVDHKPQRPKEPIGGQPGVSPNEEDEEEEEEEEEDDDSDEEDTDDDDEPGQAPEGAYDPADYANLPVSTEVKELFQYITRYTPQSIELEHSLKPFIPDFIPAVGDIDAFLKVPRPDGKVDSLGLLFLDEPSVKQSDPTVLSLWLSEETKQHGATELKKVTSVASPQSNPRVVDSWVESIGALHRSKPPASVQYGRPMPDIDSLMQEWPAELEELLGRLQLPPARLRCSLTQYTDVVCSLLDIPVYSSRIQSLHLLFSLYLEFRDSQHFTRRAQT; encoded by the exons ATGGAGCGGGCTGACCGGGGTAAAGACACCCGGCTGCTGAAGAACCAGCCGTACGACGAGAGCCTGGAGGTCATCGACTCCGAGGAGGTAGCGAGCGTCTACAGCCCGACTCCCCGCAGCCAGCGTCAG CCAGAGTccaggaggagcaggggaggTCGTGGCCTGATGTCggccaacagcagcagtgatgagTTTGATGTGGACCACAAGCCTCAGAGGCCCAAAGAGCCAATCGGCGGGCAGCCCGGGGTAAGTCCGaacgaggaggacgaggaggaggaagaggaggaggaggaggacgacgactCTGACGAAGAGGATACAGACGATGACGATGAGCCTGGACAGGCTCCAGAGGGGGCGTACGACCCCGCCGACTACGCCAATCTGCCCGTCAGCACCGAGGTCAAAGAGCTGTTCCAGTACATCACACG TTACACTCCTCAGTCCATAGAGCTGGAGCACAGTCTGAAGCCCTTCATCCCAGACTTCATTCCAGCTGTGGGAGACATCGACGCCTTCCTGAAG GTGCCGAGGCCGGACGGCAAAGTGGACAGTCTGGGTCTGCTGTTCCTGGACGAGCCCAGCGTGAAACAGTCGGACCCCACGGTGCTGTCGCTGTGGCTGTCTGAGGAGACCAAACAACACGGAGCCACCGAG ttGAAGAAGGTGACGAGCGTTGCCAGTCCTCAGTCCAACCCTCGGGTGGTGGACAGCTGGGTGGAGAGTATCGGCGCCCTGCACCGCTCCAAACCTCCCGCCAGCGTTCAGTACGGCCGCCCGATGCCCGACATCGACAGCCTGATGCAGGAGTGGCCGGCcgagctggaggagctgctgggCCGCCTGCAGCTGCCCCCCGCCCGCCTCCGCTGCAGCCTGACCCAGTACACCGACGTGGTCTGCAGCCTGCTGGACATCCCcgtttacagcagcaggatccaGTCTCTGCACCTGCTGTTCAGCCTCTACCTGGAGTTCAGGGACTCGCAGCACTTCACGCGCAGAGCGCAGAcctga
- the LOC120797296 gene encoding gastrula zinc finger protein XlCGF67.1-like, whose amino-acid sequence MKEENQDPDPRSNEPAGPAGLQKRRGRNGLKHHCCQHCDKTFTTSTCLKIHQRVHTGEKLYSCDQCGKAFADRNYLKLHQHIHTGEKPYSCDQCGKTFIQKSHLNEHQHIHTGEKPYSCDLCGKAFPQKSKLKIHQRIHTAEKPYSCDQCGKLFAQRNNLKLHQRIHTGEKPYSCDQCGKAFLQRSKLKIHQRIHTGEKPYKCKQCVKAFTTSHGLRDHQRFHTGEKPYWCDQCGKTYTQWSGLKKHRQTHTIHTVEKI is encoded by the coding sequence AAACGGAGAGGAAGAAATGGACTTAAACATCACTGCTGTCAGCACTGTGACAAGACCTTCACAACATCTACATGTTTAAAAATTCATCAGAGAGttcacacaggagagaaactgTACAGCTGTGACCAATGTGGGAAAGCTTTTGCTGATAGGAATTACCTCAAACTCCACCAACATATtcacactggagagaaaccatATAGCTGTGACCAATGtggaaaaacattcattcaaaaGAGTCACTTAAACGAACATCAACATAttcacacaggagagaaaccgTACAGCTGTGACCTATGTGGGAAAGCTTTTCCTCAAAAGAGTAAACTCAAAATTCACCAACGTATTCACACTGCAGAAAAACCGTACAGTTGTGACCAATGTGGGAAATTGTTTGCTCAGAGGAATAACCTCAAACTCCACCAACGTATtcacactggagagaaaccgTACAGCTGTGACCAATGTGGGAAAGCTTTTCTTCAAAGGAGTAAACTCAAAATCCACCAACGCATccacactggagagaaaccatACAAGTGTAAGCAATGTGTGAAAGCTTTCACTACATCACATGGCTTACGTGACCATCAACGCTTTCACACTGGAGAGAAGCCATACTGGTGTGACCAATGTGGAAAAACTTACACTCAATGGAGTGGCTTGAAAAAACATCGACAAACTCACACAATTCATACTGTGGAAAAAATATAG
- the ift46 gene encoding intraflagellar transport protein 46 homolog isoform X2 encodes MSCQPESRRSRGGRGLMSANSSSDEFDVDHKPQRPKEPIGGQPGVSPNEEDEEEEEEEEEDDDSDEEDTDDDDEPGQAPEGAYDPADYANLPVSTEVKELFQYITRYTPQSIELEHSLKPFIPDFIPAVGDIDAFLKVPRPDGKVDSLGLLFLDEPSVKQSDPTVLSLWLSEETKQHGATELKKVTSVASPQSNPRVVDSWVESIGALHRSKPPASVQYGRPMPDIDSLMQEWPAELEELLGRLQLPPARLRCSLTQYTDVVCSLLDIPVYSSRIQSLHLLFSLYLEFRDSQHFTRRAQT; translated from the exons ATGTCCTGTCAGCCAGAGTccaggaggagcaggggaggTCGTGGCCTGATGTCggccaacagcagcagtgatgagTTTGATGTGGACCACAAGCCTCAGAGGCCCAAAGAGCCAATCGGCGGGCAGCCCGGGGTAAGTCCGaacgaggaggacgaggaggaggaagaggaggaggaggaggacgacgactCTGACGAAGAGGATACAGACGATGACGATGAGCCTGGACAGGCTCCAGAGGGGGCGTACGACCCCGCCGACTACGCCAATCTGCCCGTCAGCACCGAGGTCAAAGAGCTGTTCCAGTACATCACACG TTACACTCCTCAGTCCATAGAGCTGGAGCACAGTCTGAAGCCCTTCATCCCAGACTTCATTCCAGCTGTGGGAGACATCGACGCCTTCCTGAAG GTGCCGAGGCCGGACGGCAAAGTGGACAGTCTGGGTCTGCTGTTCCTGGACGAGCCCAGCGTGAAACAGTCGGACCCCACGGTGCTGTCGCTGTGGCTGTCTGAGGAGACCAAACAACACGGAGCCACCGAG ttGAAGAAGGTGACGAGCGTTGCCAGTCCTCAGTCCAACCCTCGGGTGGTGGACAGCTGGGTGGAGAGTATCGGCGCCCTGCACCGCTCCAAACCTCCCGCCAGCGTTCAGTACGGCCGCCCGATGCCCGACATCGACAGCCTGATGCAGGAGTGGCCGGCcgagctggaggagctgctgggCCGCCTGCAGCTGCCCCCCGCCCGCCTCCGCTGCAGCCTGACCCAGTACACCGACGTGGTCTGCAGCCTGCTGGACATCCCcgtttacagcagcaggatccaGTCTCTGCACCTGCTGTTCAGCCTCTACCTGGAGTTCAGGGACTCGCAGCACTTCACGCGCAGAGCGCAGAcctga
- the ift46 gene encoding intraflagellar transport protein 46 homolog isoform X3 produces the protein MSANSSSDEFDVDHKPQRPKEPIGGQPGVSPNEEDEEEEEEEEEDDDSDEEDTDDDDEPGQAPEGAYDPADYANLPVSTEVKELFQYITRYTPQSIELEHSLKPFIPDFIPAVGDIDAFLKVPRPDGKVDSLGLLFLDEPSVKQSDPTVLSLWLSEETKQHGATELKKVTSVASPQSNPRVVDSWVESIGALHRSKPPASVQYGRPMPDIDSLMQEWPAELEELLGRLQLPPARLRCSLTQYTDVVCSLLDIPVYSSRIQSLHLLFSLYLEFRDSQHFTRRAQT, from the exons ATGTCggccaacagcagcagtgatgagTTTGATGTGGACCACAAGCCTCAGAGGCCCAAAGAGCCAATCGGCGGGCAGCCCGGGGTAAGTCCGaacgaggaggacgaggaggaggaagaggaggaggaggaggacgacgactCTGACGAAGAGGATACAGACGATGACGATGAGCCTGGACAGGCTCCAGAGGGGGCGTACGACCCCGCCGACTACGCCAATCTGCCCGTCAGCACCGAGGTCAAAGAGCTGTTCCAGTACATCACACG TTACACTCCTCAGTCCATAGAGCTGGAGCACAGTCTGAAGCCCTTCATCCCAGACTTCATTCCAGCTGTGGGAGACATCGACGCCTTCCTGAAG GTGCCGAGGCCGGACGGCAAAGTGGACAGTCTGGGTCTGCTGTTCCTGGACGAGCCCAGCGTGAAACAGTCGGACCCCACGGTGCTGTCGCTGTGGCTGTCTGAGGAGACCAAACAACACGGAGCCACCGAG ttGAAGAAGGTGACGAGCGTTGCCAGTCCTCAGTCCAACCCTCGGGTGGTGGACAGCTGGGTGGAGAGTATCGGCGCCCTGCACCGCTCCAAACCTCCCGCCAGCGTTCAGTACGGCCGCCCGATGCCCGACATCGACAGCCTGATGCAGGAGTGGCCGGCcgagctggaggagctgctgggCCGCCTGCAGCTGCCCCCCGCCCGCCTCCGCTGCAGCCTGACCCAGTACACCGACGTGGTCTGCAGCCTGCTGGACATCCCcgtttacagcagcaggatccaGTCTCTGCACCTGCTGTTCAGCCTCTACCTGGAGTTCAGGGACTCGCAGCACTTCACGCGCAGAGCGCAGAcctga